The following proteins are encoded in a genomic region of Sulfurimonas sp. HSL3-7:
- a CDS encoding AMP-binding protein, with protein sequence MNIIYINNDGERTDRELEHMQVEQTIAATGEATFDAHTKPELFALLHKAIDQGVTPVLFDKKIESITERVSELGIKPYSEKSDESVLPLTAYALFFTSGTTGVPTGAIKNRENIQGELDALQAIFEPEHFERVIVTVPFIHIYGFLSGLMLPKRLGCEVLLKEEYYPQELISLHEGKKTLVVTSPVYIKAMLRLKREHDLNNVTFLSSTGLLVEDEVARFEQQYNTTLLQIFGSTETGGVAIKRGVDTYWQPLQGVLISKNFESRMVVDSPYLSTHLFEETITLMKRPYTTSDIIELEDKRFRLLGRANEIVKVSGKRISIVELENLIENGLGTGDVLIGIKSDIEKLKDESLDIKISGRKMPTEADVRALFKAHYPEINFSFELTNVKNIEKNSMGKKVRR encoded by the coding sequence ATGAATATCATCTATATCAATAACGACGGCGAACGAACGGATCGGGAATTGGAGCATATGCAAGTTGAACAGACCATCGCTGCGACCGGCGAAGCGACGTTTGACGCCCATACCAAACCGGAGCTTTTTGCACTGCTGCACAAGGCGATCGACCAGGGGGTGACCCCGGTCCTTTTTGACAAGAAGATCGAAAGCATCACCGAGCGTGTCAGCGAGCTCGGTATCAAGCCCTACAGTGAGAAGAGCGATGAGTCGGTGCTTCCGCTAACGGCTTATGCGCTCTTTTTTACTTCGGGGACAACGGGCGTACCGACCGGGGCGATCAAGAACAGGGAGAACATCCAGGGCGAGCTTGACGCACTGCAGGCGATTTTTGAACCTGAGCACTTTGAACGCGTTATCGTTACGGTACCGTTCATCCATATCTACGGTTTCCTTTCGGGGCTTATGCTGCCTAAACGTCTCGGGTGCGAGGTGTTGCTCAAAGAGGAGTACTATCCGCAGGAGCTCATCAGTCTGCATGAAGGTAAAAAGACACTGGTCGTGACAAGCCCTGTTTACATCAAGGCGATGCTGCGCCTGAAGCGTGAGCATGACCTGAACAATGTCACGTTCCTTTCGTCTACGGGGCTTCTGGTCGAAGATGAGGTTGCGCGTTTCGAGCAGCAGTACAACACGACGCTGCTGCAGATTTTCGGTTCGACAGAGACCGGGGGTGTGGCGATCAAGCGGGGGGTCGACACCTACTGGCAGCCGCTGCAGGGTGTCCTGATCAGTAAAAACTTCGAATCGCGCATGGTGGTGGACTCACCGTACCTCTCGACCCACCTTTTCGAAGAGACGATAACCCTGATGAAACGCCCCTACACGACAAGCGATATCATCGAACTCGAGGATAAGAGGTTCAGACTTCTGGGGCGCGCCAATGAGATCGTCAAGGTCTCGGGCAAACGCATCTCCATCGTCGAGCTGGAAAACCTGATTGAGAACGGACTTGGTACAGGGGATGTTCTTATCGGCATCAAAAGCGACATTGAAAAACTTAAAGATGAAAGTCTCGATATTAAGATTTCCGGACGGAAAATGCCGACTGAAGCGGATGTCAGAGCGCTTTTCAAAGCCCATTATCCCGAGATCAACTTTAGTTTCGAACTCACCAATGTCAAGAACATAGAGAAGAACAGTATGGGTAAAAAGGTGCGCCGGTGA
- a CDS encoding serine hydrolase domain-containing protein, with the protein MKRLLLILLLSLDLFGGVESFEKFVREEVEGNTPPSASFAVLKGDTILYESSFGFNDAERSQPTSLESTYHVFSLTKILAATLVMQLVDEGSLSFDDTIDRYFPRFKAKYDGREVTVTLLNLLNHSSGIGDRSDGVRPMTDDAYYHYAKANGIEMDEYVELPYMPGSEANYSSTEYILLSRIIEKATGEKFGKLVEDRILRPAQMERSGFTYTEEMAEDQVYGTLKLFSVIGTAMRIFMNEKDKDHWDGTTLWLKQFDVGWLAAGGLVAPIHDMALFLSAYNNGNLMTSETKRLFLETPAVPVNSWLSSQEKVAFGIGWYHIEDKGEFFYQHQGLGPGFRTIMRIYPKYDISFVILTSQTETDIDGWADRLIKDVKEGLL; encoded by the coding sequence GTGAAACGACTTCTTCTAATCCTTCTTCTCAGCCTCGATCTTTTTGGCGGCGTGGAGAGTTTTGAGAAGTTTGTCCGTGAAGAGGTCGAGGGCAATACGCCGCCCTCCGCCTCGTTTGCCGTTTTAAAAGGCGATACGATACTTTATGAGAGCAGTTTCGGCTTTAATGATGCCGAAAGAAGCCAGCCGACCTCGCTGGAAAGTACCTACCATGTCTTCTCTTTGACGAAGATCCTCGCCGCGACGCTTGTCATGCAGCTTGTTGATGAGGGCAGCCTCTCGTTTGACGATACGATCGATCGCTACTTTCCGCGTTTCAAGGCGAAGTATGACGGCAGAGAGGTCACGGTGACACTCTTGAACCTGCTGAACCACAGCTCGGGTATCGGCGACCGATCGGACGGCGTGCGCCCGATGACAGACGATGCTTATTACCACTATGCAAAGGCCAACGGCATCGAAATGGACGAGTATGTCGAACTTCCCTACATGCCGGGTTCCGAGGCGAACTACTCCAGTACAGAGTATATCCTCCTCAGCCGTATCATCGAAAAAGCAACGGGCGAAAAGTTCGGAAAATTGGTCGAAGATCGCATTCTGAGACCCGCCCAGATGGAGCGGAGCGGTTTTACCTACACCGAAGAGATGGCGGAAGATCAGGTCTACGGGACACTGAAATTATTCTCCGTTATCGGGACGGCGATGCGCATCTTCATGAATGAAAAGGACAAAGACCACTGGGACGGAACAACGCTTTGGCTTAAACAGTTTGACGTCGGCTGGCTGGCTGCAGGCGGGCTGGTCGCGCCGATCCATGATATGGCGCTTTTCCTCTCGGCCTATAATAACGGCAACCTTATGACGTCCGAGACAAAGAGGCTCTTTCTGGAGACCCCCGCCGTGCCGGTGAATTCATGGCTCTCATCACAGGAAAAGGTCGCCTTCGGGATAGGGTGGTACCATATAGAAGACAAAGGCGAGTTTTTCTATCAGCATCAGGGTCTTGGTCCGGGGTTCAGAACCATCATGCGGATCTACCCGAAATATGACATCTCTTTCGTGATCCTCACCTCGCAGACGGAGACCGATATCGACGGCTGGGCGGACCGGCTGATCAAGGATGTAAAAGAGGGGCTTTTATGA
- a CDS encoding beta-ketoacyl-ACP synthase II — protein MKRIVVTGIGMINALGHDKSSFKAIVDGECGIDKITLCPTDELECKIAAEVKAFDPSTVMKKREQKKADRFIQLGLHAAQEAFDDAALEGVDTTAFGVVSGNCLVGIGSIEEAAEIKSSSKLSHISPFLIPSYMPNMLAGQVSMRFDLRGPNLSENTACAAGTHAIIEAWKTLQFSKGEGMLVVGAEAGVTSLALGGFSAMNALCKDHNESPKEAVRPFDKERSGFVMGEGAGALVLETLEHAQKRGARIYAEIIGFGESADAYHISTPHPESRGAISAIEDAFEMAGSPKIDYINAHGTGTFYNDIREAKAIETVFGGMRPYVSSIKGQVGHTLGAAGTIEAVVSLMAMQENILPPLINYKESETEMPSINLVKNRAIETGVDRVLSCNFGFGGTNAAIVFEKFKAAR, from the coding sequence ATGAAACGTATTGTCGTGACGGGCATCGGCATGATCAATGCTTTGGGACATGATAAAAGTTCGTTTAAAGCTATTGTTGACGGCGAATGCGGCATAGACAAGATCACACTTTGTCCGACAGACGAACTCGAGTGCAAGATCGCGGCCGAGGTGAAGGCTTTTGACCCATCTACCGTGATGAAAAAACGCGAGCAGAAGAAGGCGGACCGTTTCATACAGCTGGGCTTGCATGCGGCACAGGAGGCTTTTGACGATGCCGCTTTGGAAGGTGTCGATACGACCGCTTTCGGCGTGGTCAGCGGCAACTGCCTTGTCGGCATCGGTTCTATCGAAGAGGCGGCAGAGATCAAGAGCAGCTCCAAACTTTCGCATATTTCCCCTTTTCTGATCCCCTCGTACATGCCCAATATGCTGGCGGGTCAGGTCTCCATGCGGTTTGACCTGAGAGGGCCGAACCTCAGTGAAAATACTGCCTGCGCCGCGGGAACCCATGCGATCATCGAAGCCTGGAAGACGCTGCAGTTCTCCAAGGGCGAGGGGATGCTCGTTGTAGGGGCGGAGGCGGGGGTAACGTCGCTTGCCCTTGGCGGATTCAGCGCGATGAACGCCCTGTGCAAAGACCATAATGAGAGCCCTAAAGAGGCGGTGCGCCCCTTTGACAAAGAGCGCAGCGGCTTTGTGATGGGCGAGGGGGCGGGTGCGCTCGTGCTCGAGACGCTCGAACATGCGCAAAAACGCGGCGCACGGATCTATGCCGAGATCATCGGTTTCGGCGAGAGTGCCGATGCCTACCACATTTCGACGCCGCACCCGGAGTCCCGCGGGGCGATCAGTGCCATAGAAGACGCTTTCGAGATGGCGGGATCACCGAAGATCGACTATATCAATGCGCACGGTACAGGCACTTTTTACAATGATATCCGCGAGGCTAAGGCTATCGAGACCGTTTTCGGCGGGATGCGCCCCTATGTAAGTTCGATCAAGGGTCAGGTGGGGCATACCCTCGGTGCTGCCGGAACGATCGAGGCGGTGGTCAGTCTTATGGCGATGCAGGAAAATATACTGCCGCCGCTCATCAACTACAAAGAGAGCGAAACGGAGATGCCGTCGATCAATCTTGTCAAAAACAGGGCCATTGAGACCGGGGTGGACCGTGTTCTCAGCTGTAATTTCGGTTTTGGCGGGACCAATGCCGCGATTGTCTTTGAAAAGTTCAAAGCGGCCCGGTGA
- a CDS encoding transaldolase, with product MYIPEEKFSLWADFIERDYLDNGFRTLIEEGIINGATSNPSIFKSAILTSPAYKRQIEELSGLDAKAKYEALAIYDIQKAADILRPLYDKGDDGYVSIEVDPMLCDDTEATVDEGRRLYKLIDRPNVMIKVPATEAGYGAMRTLVSDGIAVNATLVFSKEQALAAADAFADGQQKGASVDTVISVFVSRIDRALDAVLVEKGITPALAGIYNAAAIYSAIEAKGVSRCRTLFASTGVKGGDLRPSYYIDELLAANTVNTAPVETIEAFVKKGDRTIKLPVDAETIDAHFAKIEAAGIDFDGVVAKQISDGLDAFKEAFSEILSELE from the coding sequence ATGTATATTCCAGAAGAGAAATTTTCCCTTTGGGCCGATTTTATTGAACGAGACTATTTGGATAACGGGTTTAGAACATTGATCGAAGAGGGGATTATTAACGGGGCGACCTCCAACCCTTCGATCTTTAAAAGTGCGATCCTGACATCACCGGCTTATAAACGCCAGATCGAGGAGCTTTCAGGCTTGGATGCCAAAGCCAAATATGAGGCTTTGGCCATTTATGATATCCAGAAGGCAGCGGATATTTTGCGTCCTTTGTATGATAAGGGTGATGACGGTTACGTCAGTATCGAGGTCGATCCGATGCTTTGCGACGATACCGAGGCTACGGTTGACGAGGGGCGCCGTCTCTATAAGCTGATCGATCGTCCGAACGTGATGATCAAAGTGCCGGCGACAGAAGCAGGTTACGGCGCGATGAGGACCCTGGTAAGCGACGGCATCGCTGTCAATGCAACCCTGGTCTTCTCCAAAGAGCAGGCCCTCGCAGCTGCTGACGCCTTTGCGGATGGGCAGCAAAAGGGTGCAAGTGTCGATACCGTGATCAGTGTCTTTGTCAGCCGTATCGACCGTGCTTTGGATGCCGTGCTGGTTGAAAAAGGGATAACACCGGCATTGGCCGGTATCTACAATGCGGCGGCGATCTACAGTGCTATTGAAGCGAAGGGTGTATCGCGTTGCCGTACACTCTTCGCATCGACGGGGGTAAAAGGCGGTGATCTGCGCCCATCGTACTATATCGACGAGCTTTTGGCAGCGAACACGGTCAATACGGCCCCTGTCGAGACGATCGAGGCTTTTGTCAAAAAAGGCGACAGGACAATAAAGCTCCCCGTCGATGCTGAGACGATTGATGCGCATTTTGCAAAGATCGAAGCGGCGGGGATCGATTTTGACGGCGTAGTCGCCAAGCAGATAAGTGACGGCCTCGACGCCTTTAAAGAGGCGTTCAGTGAAATATTGAGTGAATTGGAGTAG